From a single Thermotoga sp. genomic region:
- the rhaD gene encoding rhamnulose-1-phosphate aldolase produces the protein MREVVKEIQKIAYWLAMKGLSEANAGNISVRVDEVPSSYKVKSVEAYGFEYDGPEMYLLITATGSRMREICEDESKICLLHILPGKYYEILHGEGKPTSEFPTHLMIQARFKEMNSEKRAIVHTHPLNLLTLMNLKDFHTLLSKMMRIHPEVLIFFPQGISVIEFEKPGSVELGLKTVEKSQGKDAVLWDKHGVVAFGKDVSEAYDKVEILEKAAEILLKVLSLGRDPTGVPEGWL, from the coding sequence ATGAGAGAAGTTGTAAAGGAGATTCAAAAGATTGCTTACTGGCTTGCTATGAAAGGTCTTTCTGAGGCAAACGCGGGAAACATCTCTGTTCGGGTCGATGAAGTGCCATCCAGTTACAAAGTGAAGTCTGTGGAGGCGTATGGTTTCGAGTACGATGGTCCTGAGATGTACCTTCTGATCACAGCAACGGGATCGAGAATGAGAGAAATCTGCGAGGACGAAAGCAAGATCTGCCTTCTCCACATCCTTCCCGGAAAGTACTACGAGATACTCCACGGAGAAGGGAAACCCACCAGCGAATTTCCAACGCATCTGATGATCCAAGCGAGGTTCAAGGAGATGAACTCGGAGAAAAGAGCGATCGTTCACACACACCCCCTGAACCTTCTCACGCTGATGAACCTGAAAGATTTTCACACGCTCTTGTCGAAGATGATGAGGATACATCCGGAGGTCCTCATCTTTTTTCCACAAGGGATCTCTGTGATCGAGTTCGAAAAACCGGGGAGTGTGGAGCTCGGTTTGAAGACTGTTGAAAAGTCCCAGGGCAAAGACGCCGTCCTGTGGGACAAACACGGGGTCGTCGCGTTCGGAAAAGACGTCTCGGAGGCCTACGACAAAGTCGAGATCCTGGAGAAGGCGGCGGAGATCCTCCTGAAGGTGCTCAGCCTTGGAAGGGATCCAACGGGTGTTCCGGAGGGATGGCTATGA